A stretch of the Zonotrichia albicollis isolate bZonAlb1 chromosome 31, bZonAlb1.hap1, whole genome shotgun sequence genome encodes the following:
- the LOC141725829 gene encoding uncharacterized protein LOC141725829, whose protein sequence is MRWQGCCHPSCPEGLQREKQRHSQWLDLRGAGQSLQPRPCHAAAGTAWRKQEPRRTSWQLLARNVPQAPARCLRCGPAALGARRERSRRRVGQGTQLPAAAPAESPRASLTAADDAEVRLLPCQVAPGHPWGAQSVSCLQRHSCRPRALPALRPHALLARQGSARAPGARCRPRARLPEGGSSNAQASGGCPCPRPDPAAGTAGGAGAELRQWGGPGREPGLALTHEPDGRLSQGLLCAPQVRQGQAQVLGRSAPVLCQLQRAAGHGGKGLMRALPLGRALPTAGAAPPAHRAPRPGQQPQAPGSARGTGPGEPRCCPAAEPGWLGAPSAPALGPEEPGAEPARPREGSGVWGAGRCPCVRHWAGATAASPTDWAPWAGGCCSDWAGHSRLSLPSTQQISTFDLSAAAA, encoded by the coding sequence ATGAgatggcagggctgctgtcatccGTCATGTCCtgaagggctgcagagagagaaacagaggcacagtcagtggctggatctgcggggagctgggcagagcctccAGCCTCGTCCGTGCCACGCAGCTGCTGGCACGgcctggaggaagcaggagcCAAGAAGGacgagctggcagctgctggccaggaatgTCCCGCAGGCCCCTGCAAGGTGTCTGCGCTGTGGCCCCGCTGCCCTTGGGGCGCGCAGGGAGCGGAGCCGTCGGCGGGTGGGCCAGGGAACGCAGCTGCCAGCGGCAGCCCCCGCCGAGAGCCCGCGGGCCTCACTCACCGCTGCAGATGATGCGGAAGTGCGGCTGCTGCCCTGTCAGGTAGCGCCCGGCcatccctggggagcacagagcgTGTCCTGCCTTCAGAGGCACAGCTGCCGCCCAcgggcgctgccagccctgaggcCTCACGccctgctggcccggcagggctcagcccgggcccctggcgcacgctgccgccccagggcacggctgccagagggcggcagcagcaatgcccaggccagcgGGGGCTGCCCATGCCCGCGCCCGGATCCTGCTGCCGGcacagcaggcggggccggggccgagctgcggcaatggggcgggccggggagggagccgggcTTGgcgctcacccatgaacctgacggccgcctctcgcaggggctcctgtgcgCTCCGCAGGTACGGCAGGGCcaggcgcaggtgctcggccgctcggctcctgtcctctgccagctgcagagagcggcagggcACGGAGGGAAAGGATTGATGCGGgccctgcccctgggccgggcgctccCCACGGCCGGcgctgctccccctgcccacagagccccgaggcccgggcagcagccgcagGCGCCGGGCTCGGCACGGGGCACAGGGCCCGGCGAGCCGCGGTGCTGCCCcgcagcagagcccggctgGCTCGGGGCTCCGTCGGCaccggccttggggccagaggagcctggagcagagcccgcacGGCCCAGGGAAGGGAGCGGCGTGTGGGGCGCAGGCCGGTGCCCCTGCGTGCGGCACTGGGCaggggccacagctgccagccccacagactGGGCGCCgtgggcaggcggctgctgcagcGATTGGGCTGGGCATTCCCGGCTGTCCTTACCAAGCACTCAGCAAATCTCCACATTTgatctgtctgcagcagctgcttga